The following coding sequences are from one Streptomyces sp. NBC_01232 window:
- a CDS encoding PP2C family protein-serine/threonine phosphatase codes for MTSDENAPAVPDGLEPVLAWVLERSHGASAVQLAGLIAEAARRLGIGRSRLYLADVQQQRLIPLPQPDLAAEERDGFGIDGSLAGLAYRTQQVQSSRAEDTTWFPMVDGIERIGVMQAAGGRAAAGPAGAGRALASLAALLVVSKSSHHDVLVQRERTRPMTVQAELLWAFLPPRTIGTDRATSSAVLEPAYDIGGDAFDHTFINEVLHLTLVDAMGHDLASGNASAAALAACRATRRSGGDLREIVSTIDRTLMEWIPDRLMTAVFAELDTVHGDFTWINCGHPPPLLIRDGHVVHQALERPAHLPLGFGHHTPDAPPHQHVRLQPGDRVLIYSDGITEAHSPDGTFFGEERLADFVIRSTASGDTGPEALRRLLQNLLTHQQHRLSDDATILLTEWHPPS; via the coding sequence GTGACCTCGGACGAGAACGCCCCGGCGGTCCCGGACGGGCTGGAGCCCGTTCTGGCGTGGGTGCTCGAGCGCTCGCACGGGGCGTCCGCCGTGCAGCTGGCGGGGCTGATCGCAGAGGCCGCGCGACGGCTGGGAATCGGGCGGAGCCGCTTGTACCTGGCCGACGTACAGCAGCAGCGGCTCATCCCGCTGCCCCAGCCCGACCTCGCGGCCGAGGAACGGGACGGCTTCGGTATCGACGGGTCACTCGCCGGTCTGGCCTACCGGACCCAGCAGGTCCAGTCGTCCCGCGCGGAGGACACCACGTGGTTCCCGATGGTCGACGGCATCGAGCGGATCGGCGTGATGCAGGCTGCCGGCGGCCGCGCCGCCGCCGGCCCGGCGGGTGCGGGCCGGGCCCTGGCGAGTCTGGCCGCACTGCTGGTGGTCTCCAAGTCCTCCCACCACGACGTGCTCGTGCAGCGCGAGCGGACGCGCCCGATGACCGTGCAGGCGGAACTGCTGTGGGCGTTCCTGCCGCCTCGGACCATCGGCACCGACCGGGCCACGTCCTCCGCGGTGCTGGAGCCCGCGTACGACATCGGGGGCGACGCCTTCGACCACACCTTCATCAACGAGGTCCTGCACCTGACGCTGGTGGACGCGATGGGCCACGACCTCGCCTCCGGGAACGCCAGCGCCGCCGCCCTGGCCGCCTGCCGCGCCACCCGCCGCTCCGGGGGAGATCTCCGCGAGATCGTCTCCACCATCGACCGGACCCTGATGGAATGGATCCCCGACCGGCTGATGACCGCCGTCTTCGCCGAACTCGACACCGTCCACGGTGACTTCACCTGGATCAACTGCGGTCATCCGCCGCCGCTCCTGATCCGTGACGGCCACGTCGTGCACCAGGCCCTCGAACGGCCCGCCCACCTCCCCCTGGGCTTCGGCCATCACACACCCGACGCGCCGCCGCACCAGCACGTCCGGCTCCAGCCCGGCGACCGCGTCCTGATCTACAGCGACGGCATCACCGAGGCCCACTCCCCCGACGGGACCTTTTTCGGCGAGGAACGCCTCGCCGATTTCGTCATCCGCTCCACCGCCTCGGGAGACACCGGCCCGGAAGCACTGCGCCGCCTCCTCCAGAACCTGCTCACCCACCAGCAGCACCGCCTCAGCGACGACGCGACCATCCTCCTCACGGAATGGCACCCCCCGTCCTGA
- a CDS encoding DUF5709 domain-containing protein produces the protein MSDDPMADDVYQPTGDSEEQEDAAPLDLQNAVDERTYDEMLDEGYSPPEKPLGVTKHGTTAAEQREGETLDQRLAQEVPEVGPDPGDGLGDLPGGEGELRDAEVGTERAGRLTAPDEGAHADVTKELIAEDHGIDAGAASAEEAAMHIVQEETDEESYGEPDEEPGEEEPDA, from the coding sequence ATGAGTGACGATCCGATGGCGGATGACGTGTACCAGCCCACCGGCGACAGCGAGGAGCAGGAGGACGCGGCGCCGCTGGATCTCCAGAACGCCGTGGACGAGCGCACTTACGACGAGATGCTGGACGAGGGCTACTCCCCTCCGGAGAAGCCGCTCGGGGTGACGAAGCACGGTACGACGGCTGCGGAGCAGCGCGAGGGCGAGACGCTGGACCAGCGCCTGGCGCAGGAGGTCCCGGAGGTCGGCCCGGACCCGGGCGACGGTCTGGGGGATCTGCCCGGGGGCGAGGGCGAGCTCAGGGACGCGGAGGTCGGCACGGAGCGCGCGGGCCGCCTGACCGCTCCGGACGAGGGTGCGCACGCCGACGTGACCAAGGAGCTCATCGCGGAGGACCACGGCATCGACGCGGGGGCCGCGTCGGCCGAGGAAGCCGCGATGCACATCGTGCAGGAGGAAACGGACGAGGAATCGTACGGGGAGCCGGACGAGGAGCCCGGCGAGGAGGAGCCGGACGCGTAG
- a CDS encoding DUF6381 family protein, with translation MSIEDASAKRAQEMRDKAQQLEQSAQHATDPAERQRLTEKALHIREKSEQMYGPGAGSMDPM, from the coding sequence GTGAGTATCGAGGACGCGTCCGCCAAGCGAGCTCAGGAGATGCGCGACAAGGCCCAGCAGCTGGAGCAGTCCGCCCAGCACGCCACCGATCCCGCAGAACGGCAGCGGCTGACGGAGAAGGCGCTGCACATCCGCGAGAAGAGCGAGCAGATGTACGGCCCGGGCGCCGGCAGCATGGACCCCATGTAG
- a CDS encoding STAS domain-containing protein, with amino-acid sequence MLPVKVTDRGVLIIRLQADLDIGRRATTACAIDRVLAAHRSSPVVLELTDAALSPAGVSTVVRALRMCRDAGTASAVVTASADARRTLGTGAGAQAPDVHATLPLAVTALSATVGAAA; translated from the coding sequence GTGCTGCCCGTCAAGGTGACCGACCGAGGTGTGCTGATCATCCGACTGCAGGCCGACCTCGACATCGGCAGGCGGGCCACGACCGCGTGCGCGATCGACCGCGTGCTGGCCGCCCACCGGTCCTCACCCGTCGTGCTCGAACTGACCGACGCCGCGCTGAGTCCTGCGGGCGTGAGCACCGTCGTACGGGCGTTGCGGATGTGCCGCGACGCGGGCACGGCATCGGCCGTGGTCACCGCCAGCGCGGACGCCCGCCGGACCCTGGGGACCGGCGCCGGAGCCCAGGCTCCGGACGTCCACGCCACACTCCCCCTGGCCGTCACCGCCCTGTCGGCCACGGTGGGCGCGGCGGCGTAG